From the Astatotilapia calliptera chromosome 6, fAstCal1.2, whole genome shotgun sequence genome, one window contains:
- the LOC113024157 gene encoding uncharacterized protein LOC113024157 isoform X3, protein MARAALTKLLLLVILAFIICLPEFFTFYQVTKVNFFCLPYRPCEQGNQVKEGENGKAGNDDAKRGHMCDPSQTPDQEKWEQACIREDQSNTTDSASDVRRGRDDPKARWFMCETDMEMAEVHRNISTSAYESHLEVSAELHLPNAETLNLTLYGRSNHSSLHLYPPEEEEEEEEENKGGDEGQRKAFYCCLPFLPNSESPNQSRCLLWFANQTVWNSTAKEKLPWKRTQKDEWQCALRVVWLALLCLVLLSIVTSVIGQIYKKRRLCRKPKVHPDGFNLITQQLNDGAKETEVSPPEAGTNLHLYGFHTWSGLSPIKEVDSQSFLHHRSHPSVSSIKDEPAR, encoded by the exons ATGGCAAGAGCAGCACTTACTAAACTTCTTCTCCTCGTGATTCTTGCCTTCATCATCTGCCTCCCggaatttttcacattttaccaAG TAACAAAAGTGAACTTCTTCTGCCTTCCCTACCGACCCTGCGAACAAGGAAATCAGGtgaaagagggagaaaatggAAAGGCTGGAAATGATGACGCTAAGAGAGGCCATATGTGTGACCCATCTCAGACTCCAGATCAGGAAAAATGGGAGCAAGCGTGCATACGAGAAGATCAAAGCAATACAACAGATTCGGCTTCAGACGTCAGGCGAGGCAGAGATGATCCAAAAGCGAGGTGGTTCATGTGTGAGACAGACATGGAAATGGCAGAAGTACACAGAAATATCTCAACTTCAG CTTACGAGTCACATCTGGAGGTGTCAGCCGAGCTTCATCTGCCCAACGCAGAGACCCTGAATCTCACCTTGTACGGCCGCAGCAATCACAGTTCCTTACACCTCTACCcacctgaggaggaggaggaggaggaggaggaaaataagGGTGGTGATGAAGGACAGAGGAAGGCATTCTACTGCTGTCTCCCTTTCCTGCCCAACTCTGAATCGCCCAATCAAAGCCGCTGTCTCCTTTGGTTCGCCAATCAAACGGTTTGGAATTCAACAGCAAAGGAAAAGCTGCCATGGAAACGGACACAGAAAG ATGAGTGGCAGTGTGCGCTCAGAGTGGTCTGGCTGGCTCTGCTGTGTTTGGTGTTGCTGAGTATAGTAACGAGTGTGATCGGACAAATCTACAAGAAAAGGCGTTTGTGCA GGAAGCCGAAGGTGCACCCTGATGGCTTCAACTTAATTACTCAGCAATTAAATG ACGGTGCCAAAGAAACAGAAGTCAGCCCTCCTGAAG CAGGGACAAACCTCCACTTATACGGGTTTCATACCTGGTCAG GGCTCTCACCAATTAAAGAAGTTGACAGTCAAA GTTTTCTGCATCATCGCAGCCATCCCTCCGTCAGCTCCATCAAAGATGAGCCTGCTCGATGA
- the LOC113024157 gene encoding uncharacterized protein LOC113024157 isoform X2, with amino-acid sequence MARAALTKLLLLVILAFIICLPEFFTFYQVTKVNFFCLPYRPCEQGNQVKEGENGKAGNDDAKRGHMCDPSQTPDQEKWEQACIREDQSNTTDSASDVRRGRDDPKARWFMCETDMEMAEVHRNISTSAYESHLEVSAELHLPNAETLNLTLYGRSNHSSLHLYPPEEEEEEEEENKGGDEGQRKAFYCCLPFLPNSESPNQSRCLLWFANQTVWNSTAKEKLPWKRTQKDEWQCALRVVWLALLCLVLLSIVTSVIGQIYKKRRLCRKPKVHPDGFNLITQQLNDGAKETEVSPPEGTNLHLYGFHTWSGLSPIKEVDSQNDISMLMDGNADHCYTGFLHHRSHPSVSSIKDEPAR; translated from the exons ATGGCAAGAGCAGCACTTACTAAACTTCTTCTCCTCGTGATTCTTGCCTTCATCATCTGCCTCCCggaatttttcacattttaccaAG TAACAAAAGTGAACTTCTTCTGCCTTCCCTACCGACCCTGCGAACAAGGAAATCAGGtgaaagagggagaaaatggAAAGGCTGGAAATGATGACGCTAAGAGAGGCCATATGTGTGACCCATCTCAGACTCCAGATCAGGAAAAATGGGAGCAAGCGTGCATACGAGAAGATCAAAGCAATACAACAGATTCGGCTTCAGACGTCAGGCGAGGCAGAGATGATCCAAAAGCGAGGTGGTTCATGTGTGAGACAGACATGGAAATGGCAGAAGTACACAGAAATATCTCAACTTCAG CTTACGAGTCACATCTGGAGGTGTCAGCCGAGCTTCATCTGCCCAACGCAGAGACCCTGAATCTCACCTTGTACGGCCGCAGCAATCACAGTTCCTTACACCTCTACCcacctgaggaggaggaggaggaggaggaggaaaataagGGTGGTGATGAAGGACAGAGGAAGGCATTCTACTGCTGTCTCCCTTTCCTGCCCAACTCTGAATCGCCCAATCAAAGCCGCTGTCTCCTTTGGTTCGCCAATCAAACGGTTTGGAATTCAACAGCAAAGGAAAAGCTGCCATGGAAACGGACACAGAAAG ATGAGTGGCAGTGTGCGCTCAGAGTGGTCTGGCTGGCTCTGCTGTGTTTGGTGTTGCTGAGTATAGTAACGAGTGTGATCGGACAAATCTACAAGAAAAGGCGTTTGTGCA GGAAGCCGAAGGTGCACCCTGATGGCTTCAACTTAATTACTCAGCAATTAAATG ACGGTGCCAAAGAAACAGAAGTCAGCCCTCCTGAAG GGACAAACCTCCACTTATACGGGTTTCATACCTGGTCAG GGCTCTCACCAATTAAAGAAGTTGACAGTCAAA ATGACATATCAATGTTAATGGATGGAAATGCTGACCACTGCTATACTG GTTTTCTGCATCATCGCAGCCATCCCTCCGTCAGCTCCATCAAAGATGAGCCTGCTCGATGA
- the LOC113024157 gene encoding uncharacterized protein LOC113024157 isoform X1, producing MARAALTKLLLLVILAFIICLPEFFTFYQVTKVNFFCLPYRPCEQGNQVKEGENGKAGNDDAKRGHMCDPSQTPDQEKWEQACIREDQSNTTDSASDVRRGRDDPKARWFMCETDMEMAEVHRNISTSAYESHLEVSAELHLPNAETLNLTLYGRSNHSSLHLYPPEEEEEEEEENKGGDEGQRKAFYCCLPFLPNSESPNQSRCLLWFANQTVWNSTAKEKLPWKRTQKDEWQCALRVVWLALLCLVLLSIVTSVIGQIYKKRRLCRKPKVHPDGFNLITQQLNDGAKETEVSPPEAGTNLHLYGFHTWSGLSPIKEVDSQNDISMLMDGNADHCYTGFLHHRSHPSVSSIKDEPAR from the exons ATGGCAAGAGCAGCACTTACTAAACTTCTTCTCCTCGTGATTCTTGCCTTCATCATCTGCCTCCCggaatttttcacattttaccaAG TAACAAAAGTGAACTTCTTCTGCCTTCCCTACCGACCCTGCGAACAAGGAAATCAGGtgaaagagggagaaaatggAAAGGCTGGAAATGATGACGCTAAGAGAGGCCATATGTGTGACCCATCTCAGACTCCAGATCAGGAAAAATGGGAGCAAGCGTGCATACGAGAAGATCAAAGCAATACAACAGATTCGGCTTCAGACGTCAGGCGAGGCAGAGATGATCCAAAAGCGAGGTGGTTCATGTGTGAGACAGACATGGAAATGGCAGAAGTACACAGAAATATCTCAACTTCAG CTTACGAGTCACATCTGGAGGTGTCAGCCGAGCTTCATCTGCCCAACGCAGAGACCCTGAATCTCACCTTGTACGGCCGCAGCAATCACAGTTCCTTACACCTCTACCcacctgaggaggaggaggaggaggaggaggaaaataagGGTGGTGATGAAGGACAGAGGAAGGCATTCTACTGCTGTCTCCCTTTCCTGCCCAACTCTGAATCGCCCAATCAAAGCCGCTGTCTCCTTTGGTTCGCCAATCAAACGGTTTGGAATTCAACAGCAAAGGAAAAGCTGCCATGGAAACGGACACAGAAAG ATGAGTGGCAGTGTGCGCTCAGAGTGGTCTGGCTGGCTCTGCTGTGTTTGGTGTTGCTGAGTATAGTAACGAGTGTGATCGGACAAATCTACAAGAAAAGGCGTTTGTGCA GGAAGCCGAAGGTGCACCCTGATGGCTTCAACTTAATTACTCAGCAATTAAATG ACGGTGCCAAAGAAACAGAAGTCAGCCCTCCTGAAG CAGGGACAAACCTCCACTTATACGGGTTTCATACCTGGTCAG GGCTCTCACCAATTAAAGAAGTTGACAGTCAAA ATGACATATCAATGTTAATGGATGGAAATGCTGACCACTGCTATACTG GTTTTCTGCATCATCGCAGCCATCCCTCCGTCAGCTCCATCAAAGATGAGCCTGCTCGATGA